Proteins encoded in a region of the Bacteroides sp. genome:
- a CDS encoding DUF4295 domain-containing protein, whose translation MAKKVVATLKTDTGKGFAKVIRMNKSDKTGAYTFSEDIIASDKVKDFFSKK comes from the coding sequence ATGGCAAAGAAAGTTGTTGCAACACTTAAGACCGATACTGGTAAAGGTTTCGCCAAAGTTATCAGGATGAACAAATCCGATAAAACAGGTGCCTATACCTTCAGCGAAGATATTATTGCTTCTGATAAGGTGAAAGATTTTTTCAGCAAGAAATAA